The window AACAGGGTGGTCTTGCCACAGCCAGACGGCCCGATCAGCGCGGTGATCATGCGCTCGCGGATCTGCATCGAGACGTGGCGGATCGCGGGGAACGACCCGTACCTGACGGTGACGTCGTCGAGGCCGAACACGACCGCCGCGTCTTCGCGGACCTCGCGACCGCCCGCCGCCTGCCGCGCGAGCTCGCTGTCGATCCGCCCGCGGGTGCGCCGGTAGCGGTCCACCTCATCGCTCGCGGTCGTGACAGCCGTCCGAGCCTGGGGCTGCGCCTGCTGCTCCATCTAGCTGCTCCTCGAGTAGCGGTTGCGGAGGTAGATCGCGACCGAGTTCATCAACAGCAGCAGGACGAGCAGGATGATGATCCCTGCAGGTGCGACCTGCTCCTGGAACTCCGCCTGGGGCCGCGACACCAGGTTGTAGATCTGGATCGGCAGCGCCGAGAACGCATCGTCGACATCCCAGGGCACGTTGTCGGCCCGCCGCGAGAACAGCGCCCCGACCACGAGGATCGGCGCGGTCTCGCCGATGGCGCGCGACAGCGCGAGGATCGTGCCGGTCAGGATGCCGGGCAGCGCCTGTGGCAGGATCTGCCGGCCGACGGTCTGCAGCCTGGTCGCCCCGAGACCGAGCCCCGCTTCGCGCAGCGCGTTCGGCACCGCGCGCAGGGACTCTCGCGAGGCGACGATGATCACCGGCAGGATCAGCAGCGTCAGCGTGATCGCGCCGACGATCAGCGAGCGGCCCAGGCTGAAGTAGTACACGAAGACGCCAGCGCCGAGCAGGCCGTAGACCACCGATGGCACACCCGCCAGGTTCGAGATGTTGGCCTCGATGAACCGGGTGAACCAGTTGGTCGGCGCGAACTCCTCGAGGTAGGTGGCGGCACCCAGCCCGATGGGAAACGACAGCAGGGCGACGAGGACCATGAGCGACAGGGTGCCGGTGATGCCCGACCGGAAGCCGAACTCCTCGGGAAAGCGCGACGCATAGTTGGTGAACCGCGTGGGGTTCACGCTGCCCAGGCCGTCGATGAGGATGTCGACCAGCAGGATGGCGAGCACGATCACCGCCACCGCGGTCGCCACGAGCAGGGTCAGCTGGAACGTCCGTTCACGGCGGCCGCGACCCGGCGGGCGGTCGAGGGCCCGCTGGGCGTCCTCGACCGCCTTCTGCGGCGTGCTCACCGCCACCGGCTCACCTCCGTCGCCTCGACCGTCATCAGTACTCCTCGCGGAACCGTCGCACGAACCGGGCCGCAGCGATGTTGAGCAGCAGCGTCATCAGGAACAGCAGCGCGCCGACGGCGAAGATCGACTCGTAGGTCAGCGATCCCCGCGGCGCCTCGCCCTGGACCGCCTGGACGATGTAGGCGGTCATCGTCTGGATCTGCTCGAACGGGTTGAACGTCATGCTCGGCAGGTTGCCGGCCGCCAGCGCGACGATCATCGTCTCGCCGATCGCCCGACCCAGCCCGAGGATGATCGATGCCACGATGCCCGACAGCGCCGCCGGCATGACGACCCGTGTCACGACATACCGCTTGGAGCTGCCGACGCCGTACGCGCCCTCGCGCAGCGCCAAGGGCACGGCGGACATGGCGTCCTCGGACAGCGATGCGACCGTCGGCACGATCATGATGCCCATCACGATGCCGGCGCTGGCCGCGTTGAAGATGGAGACGGTCGTGAGCTGACCGACCGTCGCGCGCAACAGCGGCGTCATGAACGTCAGCGCGAAGTACCCGAGGACCACCGTCGGCACGCCGGCGAGCACCTCGAGCGTCGGCTTGAGGACGTTGCGCACACGGGCCGGCGCGTACTCCGACAGGTACGCCGCGCTCGCCAACCCCAGCGGCACCGCCACGATCATCGCGATCGCGGTCACCAACAGCGTTCCCGCGACCAGGGGCAGCACGCCGAACGCGCCCTGGGCGCCACCGAACGGCTGCCAGGTCGTGCCGGTCAGGAAGCTGCCCAGTGAGACGTTCTCCTCGGCGAGGAACCCGGACGCCTCGGTGAAGAGGATGACCACGATCCCGACTGTCGTCAGCACCGACACGGCAGCGCACAACCAGAGCACCGCGAGCACGATCCGCTCGCCGATCCGCGCGGTCCCGGCACTGAGATCGATGCCACCACCGGGGTGCTGCAGACCGGTGCTCGCCACGCTGCCTCCTTGATCATCCGGCGACGGCATTGGTTCGTTGCCGCGGATGGACACGCCGCTGGCATGTGACGAGCCGGGCGCACCAGCAGAACCGTACGACCGCTTGGCGCCCGGCCCGTGAATGCAGGGTTACCGGAAGATGGACATTTCGGCCTACGATGCGGACTCCGATGCGCCGGCCGCCGAGGGCTCGGATGCACCACCGGCACTCTCGCCCGAGATCGCACCTTCGACGGCGGCCTTCGCTTCCTCGAGCGCATCGTCGGGCTCGGCGATGTACCCCACCGACCCGATGACGCTGTTGACGTTGTCGACGTAGAACTGCGCGAAGTCAGCGACCTCCGGCTTCTCCTGCACCGCGCTGTTCTTCAGGTAGATGAACAGGGGTCGAGTCAGCCCGTAACTGCCGTCGACAGCGGTCTCCTCGCTCGGTGCCACACATCCCTCGCCGGCGTCGTACTCGATCGCCTGCAGGCCCTCCTGGTTGTTGACGTAGTAGGCGTAGCCGAAGAAGCCCCACGAGTACGGCGTGCCCTGGACGCCCTGGGCGATGATGTTGTCATCCTCGGACGCGTTGTAGTCCTGCGTCGACTCCTCGAGCCCGAGCGCGTCCTCGACCATGAAGTCGTAGGTGCCCGAGTCGGTCCCCGGCGCGAACACCTCGATCGGCTCATCGCGGAACTCCGGGTTGACCTCGCTCCAGTTGCGGATGGAAGCGGGGCCGAAGATCGCCGCGACCTCGTCGGCCGTCAGGCAGCTGATGCCCTCGGTGTCAGGGCTCGTGACCATCGTCAGCGCATCCGTGCCGACGCGGGCCTCGGTGAAGTCGATCCCGTTCTCCGCGCACAGCTGCGCTTCCGCGTCGTCGATCGGTCGCGACGCGTTCGAGATGTCCGTCGACCCCTCGCCGCAGAACCGCTCGAACCCACCACCCGTGCCGGAGATGCCGACGTTGACCTGCACGTTCGGCTCCTCGTTCGCGTACTCCTCCGCGATCGCGTCCGTCAGCGGACCGACTGTCGACGAGCCGTCGATCTCGATCGTCCCCGACAGGTCACCGCCACCGTCACCCGAGGACTCGGAGGATGCGGACGCGCCACCCCCGGACTCGGACGCCGGCGCCTCCTCGGCGGCACTGTCGCCACCGCCGCATGCGGTCAGCAGCAACGCCAGCACCGCCAGCAGGCTCGCCATCACACGCCAGTTCACTCGCATCTTGTCCTGTCCCTTCTCGTCCGCCGGGCCCGGTCGTGCGGCTGCTCGCCGGCCACGCCGAGCACCATGGCGGTGCATCGACCATCTACGACGGCGACCGTAGGTGTGCCGGGTGGCACCCTCGCGGCGTTCAGGTGAACAGCCGTCGAACGTTGCTTCGTCAGCTCCTCCGACACGGCCGTCCGGACGGTCCTGAGGCCACCGGAGGTGAACGAAGGGTCTGCTCCGCTCCGTGTGCCGCACCCGTCGAGCGCGGCGCGCTGGAGCATCTGCGGTCCTTGATGGCCCCGCCGTCTATCAGCGGCCCGTCGTGGGGGTGACGGGAAGGTGAATCATCGATGGCAGCAAGGCGTCGACCCCGCCGTCGAAACGAGCGGGGTCGTGGAGCCGGCGCGACCCGGCCGGATGCAGGACCCGGTCAGCGCGAGATCATCTCGTACTGCGCGAGCTTCTCGGGGGTGTGGCGCGCCTGGATGAGGCGCACGGTGCCGGACCTGCCGCGCATCACCAGCGACTCGGTCGTCGCGCCGGCGCGGCTGTATTCCACGCCGTCGCACAGCTCCCCAGGGGTCACGCCGGTGCACACGAAGAACGTGTTCTCGCTGCGGACCAGGCGGTCGGTCGTGAGCTGCTCCTCGAGGTCGTAACCGGCCTCCAGGGCCAGCCGGCGCTCCTCGTCGTCACGCGGCCACAGCCTGCCGACCATCTCACCGCGCAGCGCCCTGACCGCACACGCGGTCGCCACGCCCTCGGGCGTGCCGCCGATGCCCAGCAGCACGTCGAACGGGCGGTCGGGCAGCAACGCCAGCACCGCCGCACCCACGTCACCGTCCATGATCAACCGCAGACGCGCACCGGCGTCGCGCACCCGCGCGGCGAGGTCGTCGTGGCGTGGCCGGTCGAGCATGATGACGGTCAGGTTCGACACGGCGGTCTGCTTCGCCTCGGCGATGGCCTCCAGGTTGTCCGCCACGCTGGCGTCGAGATCGACCGCACCCACCGCCTCGGCGCCTACGACCCACTTCATCATGTAGACGCACGGACCGGGATCGAACATCGTCCCACGTGGCGCGACAGCGATCATCGCGATCGCACCCGGGCGCCCCTCGGCCAGCAGACGGGTTCCGTCGATCGGGTCGACCGCCAGGTCGACCTCGGGTGGTGAGCCGTTGCCGACCCGCTCGCCGTTGAACAGCATTGGGGCCTCGTCCTTCTCGCCCTCGCCGATAACGACGACGCCGTCCATCGCGACCTGGTTCAGCATCCGTCGCATGCCGTCCACGGCCGCCTGGTCACCAGCCTCCTTGTTGGCGTTGCCCATCCAGCGCCCGGCTGCCAGGGCGGCGACCTCCGTCGCCCGTACCAGCTCGAGTGCCAGCTCGCGATCAGGTTGCGCCACGACTCGTCTCCCTCGTCGGCGGTGCGGCCGATGCGAGCATACGCGACGGTGCACGTACGCCGCCCCCGCTTCTCAGCCCCAGCCGATGAAGCCCGCGTTGCTGTCGACGACCAGCTGGCGCTCGTCGGCGGACCGCGGCAGAACCGAGTCGAGGTAGGACCGCAATGCGCGTTCGAAGCCGACGTCGCAACCTTCCTTCTCCGACAGGTACCACTTGTGCTCGATGACCTCGTGGAACGCCTCGACGGGCTCGAGGCGCGTCCGGTGCTCAGCGGGGATCGCATCGACCAGCTTCTGGTAGACCTCGCCCAGCCACCGGTACGCGGCCACGGCATCGGGCACCGCATGGCCCTCGTCGCGTTCGAGGGCGGCTCGGAAGTTGGTGAGGTCGTTGAGGAGGCTGCGGGCCTGGTTCTCCTGGGCGGGTAGGCCGGTGAGCTCCATCAGCCGGCGGCGGTGGTGGCCCTGCTCGGTCACGCGCGTGCGCATCCGCAGCCGATGACCGTCGTCGGTCGCCTTTAACTCGACCTCGTCGGCGTCGAAGCCGAGCTCGTTGAGCCGCCGCAGCCGCGCGTCGATGAGGTAGCGCTCGTCCACCCCGATGTGGAGGTCCTCGTTGAGCTCGGCCCACAGCTGGACGTACTGCTCCCCCAGGCGCTCGGCGGACTCGACCGGGTCGGGTTCCGGCGGCAGTCCCAGCTGCGCCTGGAGGTCCATGAGGCCGCCGGCGACGTTCAGCTGCGCGATCTCGAGGTCGGCCTGCCGCTGACCGGCGCTGAGCTCGGCGTGCCAGTCGCCGGTCTCGACGTCGACGATGTAGGCCGCCAGCGCACCTGCGTCACGCCGGAACAGGGTGTTCGACAGCGAGCAGTCGCCCCAGTAGAAGCCGGCCAGGTGGAGACGTACGAGCAGCAGCGTCATCGCGTCGAGCAGCCGGCGGTGCAGGCCACTCACACTGTGCGGGTCCGACTCGTCCTCGGCCACCGGTCGCCGATGGGTGAACAGCACGCGAAACGGCAGGGAGTACTCGAGGTACCGCGTGATGATCACGTCCTCGAGGCCCCGTCTGTGGACGATGCCGACGGCCTCCACGACCGGCATCTTCTCCTCGGCCATCCGCCGCAGGATCCGGTACTCGCGCTCGGCGACGCGCCGTGGCAGCTCCTTCAACGCGTACAGGGTCCCGCCGATGTCCACGAAGCGCACGACGTGTCGGTGGATGCCTGCCGCGACGTTGACGCATCGCTCGTCGTCCCACATGTCGAGTGGGGTGGACCAGGGCAGGTCGAGGAAGTCGGGGTGGCCGGGCCGCACCAGAAGCCGGAGGTCAGCGGTGGTCTGTGCCATGATCAACGACACATCGGCGAGGCGTCGCCTGACATGATCGGGAGTCTGCGCATCATCTGTCGTCCTGGCTGGAGTTCAGCGCGTGTTCACCATGCTGTCGCCGAATGTGTAACGGACGGTGTGGTGGCTACTGTGGCCGGAAGGCATAGTCGCCCCATGATGGAACATCCTCCCCGAACGGTGACGGACGCGCAGCGGATGACTGACGACCCATTGTTCCGCCTCGAGATCGAGCGCAGGGAAGCCGGCGTCGCACGGCACCGCCTGCATCGGCAGCTCGATGGCCTCGACGACCAGCTCATCGCGATGTTACGCGATGTCGCCAGCCGTGTGCACCCGGCGACCGCGGCGTTCCTCGAGGCCGACAGCCATGCGGCGGCGGCGCTGATCGACGCCGACGCCGAGCTGACCCGCCAGTGCACGAAGCTCGAGGAGACCGGCTACCTGCTGCTGGCGACGCAGAGCCCCGTGGCGACCGATCTGCGGCGCATCATCGCCGTGCTGCGCTCGGTCAACGACGTGCAGCGCACCGGCAACCTGCTCACCCATGTCGTCGAGTCCCTGTCGTGGGTGCACCCGCCGTCCCTGCCGCGCGAGCTGCGCAGCACCATCGAGCAGCTGGGAGCGGTCGTGGCCACGATGCTCGACAACGCCGTGACGGCCTGGGTCAACCACGACGCCCTCGCGGCCGAGGACCTCGAGCGCCAGGACGATCAGGCCGACCTGCTGCAGAAGATGATGCTGTCGGAGCTGTACACCGGATCGCAGTCGATCGAGGAGTCGGTCTCACTCGGGCTGATCGCGCGATACTACGAGCGCGCCGCCGACCACGCGGTCGAGCTGACCCGTCACCTGACGTTCTTCCTGACCGGTGACCGCCTCTCGGACAGGACCGACACCGACTGACCGCAGCACGCCGATCGCCGCGCCGTGGTCAGCGCCGTCGTCCCGGTCGGACTGGCGCAGCAGCCGGACCACGCGCTTGAGCGCATCGACGGCGTCGCGACCCGACTGCGCCATGGTCAGCGACGTGTCGCGGCGAGGACCTGATCGGTGCCGAACAGCCGCTGGCCGCGGCGCGGCGACAGGGCAGGGTGGATGCGTGAGCGGTACGGTGCGGTGAGCTGCTTGGGTGGTCCCTCGGGGTCCGCTAGCGTCAGCGGCGCGACACGCGACCACGAGCCGAGACGGGAGACGACCGACGTTGGACGCCGACGCGAGCCGCGCGGCGAGCGGCGCCGCGGAGCTGACGGCAGCGCCGGCCACGTTGCGGCTCAATGCGGTCATCGTCAGCGTGGTCGACACGACCCCCAGGGTGCTGACGGTGCCGTACGCGGGCGGCGACTACGCGGCGCTGCCCTACGGCCTGCTGCGCGATGACGATCGGACGCTCGACCGCGGACTGCGGCGCTGGGTCGGTGAGCAGTCCGGCCTGGAGCTCGGCTACGTCGAGCAGCTCTACACCTTCGGCGACATCGGTCGTGACCCTGGCGAGACCGCTCGGACGCTGTCGATCGCCTACCTGGCGCTGGTGCAGCCGACCGAAGTGCGCGACGACGCCCGGTGGGTCGACTGGTACCGCCTGCTGCCGTGGGAGGACTGGCGCGACGGCCGGCCGGCGATCATCCCCGATGCGCTGCTGCCCGGCCTGTGCGACTGGGCCGACAGCGCTCAGGATCCGGTGCAGCGACGCAGGCGACGCGACCGCGTCGACATCGTCTTCGGCGTCGACCCCGTCTGGGACAGCGTGCGCGTCCTCGACCGCTACGAGCTGCTGTGGGAGGCGGGGCTGGTCCCCGAGGCGGCCCGCGACCGTGGCGACGCGGCACGCGTGCTCCGCGATCCGGCCTGCCACGGCGAACCCCTGGCGCTGGACCACCGACGGATCGCGGCGACCGCGCTCAGTCGGTTGCGGGGCAAGTTGACGTACCGTCCCGTGGTCTTCGAGCTGCTGCCCCCCACCTTCACCCTGCGGCGGCTGCAGCAGGTCGTCGAGGCCCTGACTGGGCTGAGCCTGCACACCCAGAACTTCCGCCGCCAGGTCGATCGCGGCGGCTTCGTAGAGGGCACCGGCCAGTTCGAGGAGCAGACCGGCGGCCGGCCTGCGGAGCGGTTCCGGTTCCGCCCCGAGGTGCTCCGCGAACGCCCGCGTCCGGGCCTGGGACTGCCCCGCCGCAGCTGACCCGACCGCATCGACCCTCTGACCAGCCAGCGTGGCACGCGACACCGGCACACCGGCGCCAGCTGCCACCCACCAGCCAGCGTGGCACCCTACACCGGCACACCGGCGCCAGCTGCCACACACCAGTCAGCGTGGCACCCAACACACCGGGCCTGGCTGCCAGGCTCCGGTGGCGGACGTCGGGCGACCCGATCGTTCTGCTCAGCCGTAGCAGAAGGTTTTGCTCAGATGTAGCATATCTGGTGCAACGTCCTCGAAACCAGGAGAGCCCGTGACGCAGACCGTCCCCATGCCCCCGACGCTGCAGACGATCATGCCGCCCGCGGAGTGGTCGACCTACGAGCCCCTTGTCGCCCGGATCGCCGAGCTCAAGCGCGAGCGGGATGCGATTGTCCTTGCGCACAACTACATGACGCCCGAGATCTTCCACGGCGTTGCGGACCTCACGGGCGACTCGCTCGCCCTGGCACGCCTCGCCGCCGAGACCGACGCCGCGGTCATCGTGATGGCCGGCGTGCACTTCATGGCCGAGACCGCCAAGCTGGTCAACCCCGACAAGACGGTGCTGATCCCCGACCTGCGGGCCGGCTGCTCGCTGGCGTCGTCGATCACGGGTGCCGACATCCGGCTGCTGCGCGAGCGGCATCCCGGCGTTCCGGTCGTCACGTACGTCAACACGAGCGCCGAGGTCAAGGCCGAGTCCGACATCTGCTGCACGTCCGGCAACGCCGTGCAGGTCGTCGAGTCGCTCGGGGCCGACCGTGCCATCTTCCTGCCCGACGAGTACCTGGGCCGCTGGGTCGCGACGCAGACCGATGTCGACCTGATCCTGTGGGCCGGCCACTGCGAGGTACACGAGCGCTTCACC is drawn from Euzebyales bacterium and contains these coding sequences:
- the pstA gene encoding phosphate ABC transporter permease PstA; translation: MAVSTPQKAVEDAQRALDRPPGRGRRERTFQLTLLVATAVAVIVLAILLVDILIDGLGSVNPTRFTNYASRFPEEFGFRSGITGTLSLMVLVALLSFPIGLGAATYLEEFAPTNWFTRFIEANISNLAGVPSVVYGLLGAGVFVYYFSLGRSLIVGAITLTLLILPVIIVASRESLRAVPNALREAGLGLGATRLQTVGRQILPQALPGILTGTILALSRAIGETAPILVVGALFSRRADNVPWDVDDAFSALPIQIYNLVSRPQAEFQEQVAPAGIIILLVLLLLMNSVAIYLRNRYSRSS
- the pstC gene encoding phosphate ABC transporter permease subunit PstC; the protein is MASTGLQHPGGGIDLSAGTARIGERIVLAVLWLCAAVSVLTTVGIVVILFTEASGFLAEENVSLGSFLTGTTWQPFGGAQGAFGVLPLVAGTLLVTAIAMIVAVPLGLASAAYLSEYAPARVRNVLKPTLEVLAGVPTVVLGYFALTFMTPLLRATVGQLTTVSIFNAASAGIVMGIMIVPTVASLSEDAMSAVPLALREGAYGVGSSKRYVVTRVVMPAALSGIVASIILGLGRAIGETMIVALAAGNLPSMTFNPFEQIQTMTAYIVQAVQGEAPRGSLTYESIFAVGALLFLMTLLLNIAAARFVRRFREEY
- a CDS encoding PstS family phosphate ABC transporter substrate-binding protein, yielding MRVNWRVMASLLAVLALLLTACGGGDSAAEEAPASESGGGASASSESSGDGGGDLSGTIEIDGSSTVGPLTDAIAEEYANEEPNVQVNVGISGTGGGFERFCGEGSTDISNASRPIDDAEAQLCAENGIDFTEARVGTDALTMVTSPDTEGISCLTADEVAAIFGPASIRNWSEVNPEFRDEPIEVFAPGTDSGTYDFMVEDALGLEESTQDYNASEDDNIIAQGVQGTPYSWGFFGYAYYVNNQEGLQAIEYDAGEGCVAPSEETAVDGSYGLTRPLFIYLKNSAVQEKPEVADFAQFYVDNVNSVIGSVGYIAEPDDALEEAKAAVEGAISGESAGGASEPSAAGASESAS
- the glpX gene encoding class II fructose-bisphosphatase, translating into MAQPDRELALELVRATEVAALAAGRWMGNANKEAGDQAAVDGMRRMLNQVAMDGVVVIGEGEKDEAPMLFNGERVGNGSPPEVDLAVDPIDGTRLLAEGRPGAIAMIAVAPRGTMFDPGPCVYMMKWVVGAEAVGAVDLDASVADNLEAIAEAKQTAVSNLTVIMLDRPRHDDLAARVRDAGARLRLIMDGDVGAAVLALLPDRPFDVLLGIGGTPEGVATACAVRALRGEMVGRLWPRDDEERRLALEAGYDLEEQLTTDRLVRSENTFFVCTGVTPGELCDGVEYSRAGATTESLVMRGRSGTVRLIQARHTPEKLAQYEMISR
- a CDS encoding DUF4032 domain-containing protein; its protein translation is MAQTTADLRLLVRPGHPDFLDLPWSTPLDMWDDERCVNVAAGIHRHVVRFVDIGGTLYALKELPRRVAEREYRILRRMAEEKMPVVEAVGIVHRRGLEDVIITRYLEYSLPFRVLFTHRRPVAEDESDPHSVSGLHRRLLDAMTLLLVRLHLAGFYWGDCSLSNTLFRRDAGALAAYIVDVETGDWHAELSAGQRQADLEIAQLNVAGGLMDLQAQLGLPPEPDPVESAERLGEQYVQLWAELNEDLHIGVDERYLIDARLRRLNELGFDADEVELKATDDGHRLRMRTRVTEQGHHRRRLMELTGLPAQENQARSLLNDLTNFRAALERDEGHAVPDAVAAYRWLGEVYQKLVDAIPAEHRTRLEPVEAFHEVIEHKWYLSEKEGCDVGFERALRSYLDSVLPRSADERQLVVDSNAGFIGWG
- a CDS encoding PhoU domain-containing protein, which produces MTDDPLFRLEIERREAGVARHRLHRQLDGLDDQLIAMLRDVASRVHPATAAFLEADSHAAAALIDADAELTRQCTKLEETGYLLLATQSPVATDLRRIIAVLRSVNDVQRTGNLLTHVVESLSWVHPPSLPRELRSTIEQLGAVVATMLDNAVTAWVNHDALAAEDLERQDDQADLLQKMMLSELYTGSQSIEESVSLGLIARYYERAADHAVELTRHLTFFLTGDRLSDRTDTD
- the nadA gene encoding quinolinate synthase NadA; this translates as MTQTVPMPPTLQTIMPPAEWSTYEPLVARIAELKRERDAIVLAHNYMTPEIFHGVADLTGDSLALARLAAETDAAVIVMAGVHFMAETAKLVNPDKTVLIPDLRAGCSLASSITGADIRLLRERHPGVPVVTYVNTSAEVKAESDICCTSGNAVQVVESLGADRAIFLPDEYLGRWVATQTDVDLILWAGHCEVHERFTADELRAYRQAWGELEILAHPECPPEVLAEADFVGSTSGMIRHVGRTRPTRVVMITECSMSDNVAAEYPDVDFVRPCNLCPHMKRITLRGIADALEHMQHPVEIDPALAERARRAVDRMLAVR